From the genome of Periplaneta americana isolate PAMFEO1 chromosome 15, P.americana_PAMFEO1_priV1, whole genome shotgun sequence, one region includes:
- the LOC138714834 gene encoding RWD domain-containing protein 4: protein MSETEQEQEEEREVLLSIYDGDPAFKQLSPTKFQYKYGEDESPKSFLLEISWGTSYPAEKPAVNMDTFYNKHVIPEVKERVVSQVNAEAEQYLGTAMTYTLFEFVKEKLDELLAAQPNNFVTEVTESVERITISGPQEIEPSKKPVKKEQLSKAQKRKQWDRVDGKGDRPRGWDWVDVVKHLSQTGSKQSPEHELPASPSPPPPLPSLG, encoded by the exons ATGTCAGAAACggaacaagaacaagaagaggAGCGCGAAGTGTTGTTGTCAATATATGATGGTGACCCCGCATTTAAACAATTGTCTCCCACTAAGTTTCAATATAAG TATGGAGAAGATGAGAGCCCAAAATCGTTCTTATTGGAAATTTCCTGGGGTACATCATATCCAGCAGAAAAACCAGCCGTCAACATGGACACTTTTTACAATAAACACGT AATTCCAGAAGTGAAGGAGCGGGTGGTATCCCAGGTGAATGCAGAGGCAGAGCAGTATCTGGGCACTGCCATGACGTATACCCTGTTTGAATTCGTGAAGGAGAAGCTGGATGAGTTACTGGCAGCACAACCTAACAATTTCGTCACCGAGGTTACTGAGAGTGTGGAGAGAATTACTATATCAGGACCACAG gAAATTGAACCGTCTAAGAAACCAGTCAAGAAAGAACAGCTAAGCAAGGCACAGAAAAGGAAGCAATGGGACCGTGTTGATGGAAAGGGGGACAGACCTCGTGGCTGGGACTGGGTTGATGTGGTGAAACACTTGTCCCAAACTGGCTCCAAACAATCTCCTGAACATGAGCTTCCTGCATCTCCATcaccgccaccaccactaccatcactggGATGA